The sequence GAGTGCCCGGTCGAGGCGGTCGAGCGCCCCGTCCCGGTCCGGCGCCCACACGGCCACCTTCGCCAGCAGCGAGTCGTAGTGCGGGCTGACCAGGTAGCCGGGGTGGCCGTGCGTGTCGACCCGGGTGAACGGGCCGCCGGGCGGGCGGAACCGTTCGAGCCGCCCGGGGGCGGGAGCGAAGTCCCGGTCCGGATCCTCCACGTTGACCCGGCACTCGACCGCCACGCCGCGCAGCCGGATCTCCTCCTGCCGCAGGCGCAGCGGCGTACCGGAGGCGACGTGCAGCTGCTCGTGGACCAGGTCCACGCCGGTGACCATCTCGGTGACCGGATGCTCGACCTGGATCCGGCAGTTGATTTCCAGGAAGTGGCACTGCTCCGTCTCGTCGACGAGGAACTCGACGGTCCCCGCGCCGGAGAAGCCGACCGACAGCACGCCGCGCAGCGCCGTCTCGGCGAGGCTGTCCAGCGTGGATCGGCTCAGCGCCGGGGCGGGTGCCTCCTCGATCAGCTTCTGGTGGCGGCGCTGCACCGAGCAGTCCCGGGTGCCCAGGTGCACCCCGTTGCCGTGGTTGTCGCACAGCACCTGCACCTCGACGTGCCGGGCGTCGGCGAGGTATCGCTCCACGTACACCCGATCGTCCCCGAAGGCGACCTGGGCCGCGGCGCGGGTACGGGCGTACGCGCGGGGCAGCTCGCCGGCGGAGCGGACCACCGTCATCCCGCGCCCGCCTCCACCGGCCGCCGCCTTGACGATCACCGGGTACCCCACCTCGGCGGCCACGTCGAGCGCGTCGGCGGCCGTCGGCAGGGTCTCGACACTGCCCGGCGGCAGCGGCAACCCGGCCTTGCTCATCAAGGCCCGGGCGGTGGACTTGTCGCCCAGCGCGGACATCACCTCCGGCGGCGGGCCGACGAAGGTGAGCCCGTTCTCCGCGCAGATCTCGGCGAAGTCGGCGTCCTCGGAGAGGAAGCCGTAGCCGGGATGCACCGCCTGCGCACCGGTCTGCCGGGCCGCCTCGACGATCGCGGCGGCGTTGAGATAGCTCTGCCGGCTGGCCGCCGGTCCGATCCGGACGGTCTCGTCGGCCAGCCGCACCGGAAGCGAAAGGGAGTCGGCGCTGGAGTGCACCACCACGGTACGGATGCCCAGTTCCCGGCACGCCCGCAGCACCCGCAGCGCGATCTCGCCCCGGTTGGCGATCAGCAGCTTCTCGAACATCAGTCACTCCGCTCGGCGAGTGGTTCCAGGGCGAGCAGCGGCTGGTCGTACTCGACCGGCTTGCCGTCCTCCACCAGGATCTCGACCACCCGGCCGGGCTGGTCGGCGGTCACCTCGTTCATCAGCTTCATCGCCTCGACGATGCCCACCACCTGACCGGGCCGGACCAGGTCGCCGACGGTCACGAAGGGCGCGGCGCCGGGCTCCGGAGACCGGTAGAAGGTGCCCACCACCGGCGCCCGCACGGCCAGCCGGTCGGGCACGGTCGTCGGCTCCACCACCGGTGCGGCCACCGGCTCCGGGTCCGTACGCGGCGCGGCGGCCGCCTCGGCCGGGCCGTGCCACTCCACCTCCAGCACGGTCTCGCCGCTGCGCAGCCGCACCCGACGGACCGGGCCGGCGAGTTCGGCGACGAGCTTGCGCGCCTGCCGGCGCAGCCCGTCCAGCACCTCGTCAGAATGGCCGGCCGCGCTCATTGCGACACCCCCGTGGCGCGCGCCGCGCCGTAGCGGCGGAAGCGGTGCCGGCGACGACGGACCAGCGTGGTGGCCGGCACGTCGAGCAACGGCGTGAGGTTCGCCGCCACCGCCCGGCCCAACAGCACTGCGGCACCGGAAGGATCGTCGTGCGCGGCCGGTCGCGGTTCGGGCACCACCTCGTCGACCACGCCGAGCCGGCACAGGTCGGCGGCGGTGAGCCGCAGCGCGCGGGCGGCCTGCGGCGCAGCGGAGCTGTCCGACCACAGGATCGCCGCGCAGCCCTCCGGGCTGATCACCGAGTAGACCGCGTTCTCCAGCATCAGCACCCGGTCGGCGACGGCGAGAGCGAGCGCTCCGCCGCTGCCGCCCTCCCCGGTGACCACCGCGACGACCGGCGTCGGCAGCACGCTCATCGCGAGGATGTTCTCGGCGATCGCCGCCGCCTGTCCCTGCTGCTCCGCGCCCACCCCGGGGTCGGCGCCAGGGGTGTCCACCAGGGTCACCACCGGCAGGCCGAGCCGGGCGGCGAGGCGCATCAGCCGCAGCGCCTTGCGGTGCCCGGCCGGGCTGGCCATGCCGAAGTTGTGCGCCACCAGCTCGGCGGTGGTGTGTCCCTTCTGGTGGCCGATCACCATCACCGGCCGCCCGTCGAGCCGGGCCACCCCGCCGACGATCGCCGGGCAGTCCGCGCCGAGTCGGTCGCCGTGCAGCTCGACGAAACCGTCGAAGGCCAGCTCCAGGTAGTCCAGGGTGGTCGGCCGGCCAGGGTGCCGGGCCGCGCGTACCGTCGCCCAGGCGTCCCGCTCGGGACCGGCCGCCGTCGCGGGCGCGGCGGCGGCGGTCCCGGACGCCGGTCGCGGCGCCGGCGCTTGCCGGGGTACGGACGGACGCCGGGCGGCTCGACGGCCCACCTGCGCGGCGGCGAGCAGCGCGGTCAGCCGGCCGCGCAGCGCGTGCCGGGGCACCACCATGTCGACCTGCCCGTGCCGCAGCAGGAACTCGGCCGTCTGGAAGCCCTCGGGCAGGGTGGCGCCGGTGACCTGCCGGATCACCCGGGGGCCGGCGAAGCCCATCCGGGCGCCGCTCTCGGCGATCACCACGTCGGTGTTGGTGGCGAAGGACGCCGCCACCCCGCCGTACGTCGGGTCGGTGATCACGCTGACCGTGAGCAGGCCCGCCTCGCGCAGCCCGGCGACCGCCTGGCTGACCGTGGCCATCTGCATCAGCGACAGAGCACCCTCCTGCATCCGGGCGCCGCCGGAGGCGGTCACCAGCACCAGCGGCACCTCGTCGGTCAGCGCCCGCTCGGCGGTGGCCGTGATCAGCTCCCCGACCGCGCAGCCCAGGCTGCCGCCGAGGAAGCGGAAGTCCATCACCGCCAGGGCCGCCGGCTGGCCGCCGATACGGGCCGTGCCGCAGAGCACGGCCTCGTCCAGCCCGGTGCCGGCGCGGGCGGCGCTGAGCCGGTGCGGGTAGGGCAGGGCGTCGACGAAGCCGATCGGGTCGATCCGGGCCGCCCGGTCCGGCAGTGGGGTGAACGAGTCCGGATCGACCAGCTGTGCCACCCGGTCGGGGGCGTCCAGCCGGGCGTGCGTCCCGCACTCCGGGCAGACGTCGAGGTTGCGGCGAAGCCGCTTGCGGTACAGCAGCGCCGCGCAGCCGTCGCACCGCGACCAGAGCTGTTCGTCGCGGGGCGCGGTGGTGGTCACGGCCGCCGCCCGGGCGCGTCGTGACGGTGGGACTGCCGCCCCGGGACGTCGTACCGATAGAAGCAGTGGGCCATGGCGTCCCGGGGTGAGCGCCAGGTCGGCAGGTACGGCGAGATGTACGGCCGCAGTCGCTCGCTGACCCGGACGAACTCGGGATGCCCGCGGACGTCCTCCACCGCGCCCTCCGCCGGCAGTTCCGTCTCCAGCAGATGGACGTAGAGGTCGTGCAGCCGGTACAGCGACCGGTGCCGGACGCCGACCAGGCCAGGCAGTTCGGTCGCGTCGGACTCGGCGAAGATCTCGGCGACCCGATCCTCGGCGGTCGGCACCACCTTGGCGATGATGAGCGAACGGTCCATGGACAGCCTCCCCTTGGGCGCGGGACGGTGCGGAGTGCACCCGGTCACGCCGGACGACTTCCGCCACCCTCCCGCCGGCACCGTCAACGCGGCGTCACCCGACGGCCTTCCAAACCGGAATTTGGTGACGCTGCGTTGACGGAAGCTGTGCCCGAGCTATGTGAAGATCATCTAACGTCGTCCACATGACGACACTTCTTCGCAGTTCAACATCGGTATCGCCGTGCCGTTGTGGACGGTATCCGCAATGACTCGCTGTTGACTCAGAGTAACCTCGATTGATAATCTCCGTTCCGGTCAGCCCGGCGAAAACGTCGTCCGGAGCCGCAGCGGAGCCGTTCCGACACCGAGGTCGCGGGCAGCCGCGCTGGACCACAGAAACGGTCGGGACGAGGGTTCCGGTGCAGGGGGGTTGCGCCCGTGACCGGTGGATCGAGGATGCCGACGGTCGGGGGTCCGTCCGCGCCCCGCGTGTCTCTGCATCTACTCGGCGGCTTCCGGCTGCTGCACGACGACGTCCCGGTGGTGGTGCCCCGTGGACTGCAACGGGTCATCGCCCTGATCGGACTGCGGCCGGGCGCCACCCGCAGCCACCTGGCCGGGCTGCTCTGGCCGGAGGCGTCCGAGGAACGGGCGCTGTCTTCGCTGCGTACCGCCCTGTGGCGGCTGCGACAGGACCCGTGCTGCCCGCTGCTCACCGACGGCGACACCCTACGGCTCGGCGACACCGTCCACCTCGACGTCGACGAACTGGTCGTCATCGCCGCCCAGGTCCGAAACGGCGAGCTGCCACCTTCCGCCAGCAACGCCGGCCGGCACGACCTGCTCCCCGGCTGGTACGAGGACTGGGTGCTGCTGGAACGCGAACGCCTGCGCCAACTGCGGCTGCACATGCTGGAGCAGCTCGCCAGCAACCACCTCACCGCCGGCCAGCACGGTGAGGCCCTCGAGGCGGCCCTGGAGGCGATGGCCGCCGAACCGCTGCGGGAGACCCCGCACCGCCTGGTGGTCCGTATCCACCTCGCCGAGGGCAATGCGTTCGAGGCGGTGCACGCGTTCTACGTCTACCGTGACCTGCTGCTGCGCGAGCTGCGGCTGGAGCCGTCCCCGGCGATGTGCGCCCTGCTCGACGACACTCTCGCCCCGATCCGGCACGCCACCCGACGGCCGGCGCCCGAGCCGGGCCGGCGACCCGAACGACCCGCACCGCGCGGCGCGGCAGCGGGCCCCGCTCCGCACGCCGGGCCGGCCGGCACCACGCCGCAGCGCGGGCCCACCGCACCCACCGCACCCCGCTGAGCGACCGGCCGCGGTCCACGGCGACCCGAGGCCAGGTACGCCGCCGTCACGGGGTGACCACGGGAAGTGACGGTGAGGTGACAGGCGACCGGGCACGCTCTTGCCACACGGTGTCCGACGCCCCTCGTCCCGGACCGGGGGGATCACCGGCGAGAGGGGTCCCGATGAGTCGACTGTTGGTCGTCAGCCGGATCGTGCCGGGCGCGGAGGGACGGGTGGCGCAGATCTTCGCCGAGTCCGACGCGACCGACCTGCCCAGCCTGACCGGCATCCGGCACCGGTCGCTGTACTGCCTGCACGACCTGTGCGTACACCTGATGGAACTCACGGACGTCGACCCGGACGCGGCGGCCGCGGCCCGCAGCCACCCGCTCTACCGGCGGGTCAACGAGCGGCTGTCGGCGCACACGTCGCCATACCTGCCGACCTGGCGCTCCCCACGGGACACCGTCGCCGGCTGCTTCTACAGCTGGGACGCCGCCGACGCGGCCTCCTACGCCCGCCCCGGCGCGGAGGGCTGAGACCGGGCGTCCCGGACTCCTCATACGGCACCAGGGATCCGGGACGCCCCTCCGTTCGACGTCGCACGCTCGGTCACCCCACCACCACCGGCCGGTACGAACTCGTCCCATCAGCGACGAAAGCCGCGGACCGCCCTGTCGTCCTCGGTCTACGTGTGGGAAGCTGCCCCGAGTTTTCTCACGACTTTCGTTCACGTACCGAGGAGGAGGTTGGCGGTGTCGTCGAGTTTCGCGCTATGGCTGGTCGGGATCCTGACGGTGGTGGCAGGCCTGGTGATCTGGCGGGTGCTGGCCGGAGGCCGCACCACCGCGGGCCCGGCGGCGCCCATCGTAGAGGGTGAGCCCACGACCGCCACTGGTGACCAGGAACGGCACGCCACGGTCGTCGACGAGGTTGCCCCACCCGCCGCGGTGGCCGAGGAGCCGGCCGGCTTGACCCCGGCTGAGGCGGCCCAGCCCGCCGCCGAGACCGTGCCGGTCACCGTCAAGGCCGAGCCGGTCGCCGCCGAGGCCGAGCCGTCCAGCACCGAGACCGAGCCGGCCGCCGCCCAGGCCGAGCCGGGCAACACCGAGACCGAGCCGGCCAGCGCCGAGACCGAGCCGGTCACTGCCGAGGTCGAGCCGGCCACGCCTCCCACCGAGCCGGCCGCCCCAGCGATCATCCCCGCGCCGCGCACCTCGGTCGAGAACAGCACGGCGGCTGCGGCGGAGCCGTCCGCGGCCCCGGTCGCCGCGCCCGCGGACGGACCCGCCGACGACTTCCGGAAGATCCAGGGCATCGGGCCGAAGATGGCCGCCGGCCTCCAGGCCGCCGGCATCCGCACCTACCAGCAGCTCGCCGAGCTCGACGAGACGGCGCTGCGGGAGGTCATCAAGGCGGCCGGGCTGCGCGCCGCGCCGGGCCTGGCGACCTGGCCGCAGCAGGCGAAGGTGCTGGCCGGCGCCTCCGCCGAGGCCGACAAGGTACTGCCGGCGGGTGCCGGCGGCAACGCCTGAGTCCGTCCCGGGCCGGTGCTGACCCCGTCAGCACCGGCCCGGGCGGCCCGCGATGGTCGAAATCGGCCGCGCCGCCTCGCGGCGCGGTTTGACCGTTCCGCCGCGCTGGGTACATGGCCGTCACCCTCGAATCCACCCCAACCTGTGGAGGCCACCCATGCGCGGCACCTCGATACTCGGCGTCCTGCTCGTCATCTGGCTCATCATCGGCGCGATCGCCGCCGGACAGCGCGGGTACTACGGCAACGACGAGAAGAACTGCGCCGAGGCGGGCACGATCCTGGTCACCATCGTGGCCGGTCCGCTGAACTACATCGGTGCCAACCCCAAGGTGGACTGTCAGCTCCCCGAGCCGTCAAAGTGAGCCGCCGTACGCGGCTGCCGCTCAGCCACCCACGTGGATGCCGGGACGACGGCTGGGATCCGGCTCGGACTTGCGGATGATCTCGCGGACCACCGGCGGGGTGTCGCCGCGGCCGAGGATCAGATAGCGCAGCAGGTGCGCGATGGGATTCCCCTCGGACCACTCGAAGTGGCAGTGCGGTCGGACCCCGGTGGCATCGCGCAGGGACAGCAGGATGGCGGCGATCGCGTTCGGCGCGGCGGGGCTGCTGGCCCGCAGGATCCGGTACCCGCCGACCTCCACCCCGTACACCCGCAGGACGTGGCTGAACTGCGACGGGTCGGCCACGTCGATCTCCAGGAACAGCACGTCGGCGGCACCCGGCACCGGGTTGATCCCGCGCTGCCCGCGCTCCTTGACCCGGTATTCCTTGAGCGAGCCGCTGTGCCGCTTGTTCGCGATCAGGTGCAGCCGGCCGTCGTGGGCGACCGAGTCGGCGACGAACCGCCGGGCCGGCTCGTCGAACTCGATCCGCTCGGCTCGCAACTCGGTGGTCCGGGACACCCTGGAGATCAGCGAGACGGCGATGATGCCGGCGATGAACAGGCCGGAGATGGCGATACCGTCCGGTTTCGCGATCACGTTCTCGGTGAGGGCGTAGAGGAGCACCACGGAGAGCACCGTGAAGCCGGCCCCGGCGAAGGGGTGCCGCGCCCGGTACGCGGAAATGGTCACCGCGATCGCCCCGGAGACCATCATCGCCAGAATTCCGGTGGCGTACGCGCCGGCCTGGGCGTTGACGTCCGCTCGGAAGGCGATGGTGATGACGACGCTGATCACGGTGTAGACCAGCACCACCGGGCGGATGGCCCGCCCCCACTCCGGCGCCATGCCGTACGCGGGCAGGTAGCGCGGCACGATGTTGATCAGGCCGGCCATCGCCGAGGCGCCGGCGAACCAGAGGATGAAGATGCTGCTGATGTCGTAGATCGTGCCGAAGCCCTCGCCCAGGTGCTGGTGGGCCAGCCAGGCGAGCGCCCGACCGTTGGCCGCCCCGCCGGGCTGGAACTCCCGCGGCGGGATCAGCACCGTGGTGACGAACGTGGTGGCGACCAGGTAGACCGACATGATCAGCGCCGCGGTGGCGAGCAGTTTACGGGTGTTACGAATGCGCGCCCGCAGCCGCGCCTCGGCGTCCGGGCCAGCCCCCTGGATCAGCGGCATCATGCTGACCCCGGTCTCGAAGCCGGAGAGGCCCAGCACCAGCAGGGGAAAGGCCAGCACGGACGTACTGATCAGGCCGCCCATATCGCCGGAGCGGCTCAGCCGCTGCGTCCAGTCACCGATCACCGCCGAGCCGCCGATGATCTCCCCCAGGCTGACCACCACGATCACCGCGTTCAGCAGGAGGAAGATCGCGACGAGGGGGATGGCGACCTGCACCGCCTCCCGGAAACCCATCAGGAACACGCCGCCGAGGATGAGCAGCAGCACCGTGGTCACCACCACCGCGGCAGCGCCGCCGTGCGGGAACGATTTCGGCAGGTACGGGTTCTCCAGCAGGTGCACCGTGGCATCGGCGGCGGACAGCGTGATCGTGATGATCCACGAGGTGGCCACGAAGCCGAGCAGCACCAGCACGAAGATCTTGCCCCGCCAGAACGGCAGCAGCCGCTCCAGCATGGCCACCGACCCCTGGCCGTGCGGGCTCTCCCGGGCCACCCGCCGGTACATGGGCAGCATCCCGAACAGGGTCAGCGCCACGATCAGCAGGGTGGCCAGCGGGGAGAGCGCGCCGGCCGCCAGTGCGGCGATACCGGGCACGTAGGAGAGGCTGGAGAAGTAGTCGACGCCGGTCAGACACATCACCTGCCACCAGGGGTGCGCGGCCGCCTGGTGCTCCCGGCTCTCCGGCCCGACCGGCTGCACCCGGTGCTGGAACAGCCAGCGGGTCAGCCGGCTGGCCGGCTCGCGCGGCCTTACCGGGCTCTCCACGCAGGCGGGGATCTGGATCGCCCCCCGCGCGGCGCGGT comes from Micromonospora viridifaciens and encodes:
- a CDS encoding APC family permease produces the protein MAEGRDGAAQPRRPRGRRNQAPSTAADRALRAARDPEYGDRAARGAIQIPACVESPVRPREPASRLTRWLFQHRVQPVGPESREHQAAAHPWWQVMCLTGVDYFSSLSYVPGIAALAAGALSPLATLLIVALTLFGMLPMYRRVARESPHGQGSVAMLERLLPFWRGKIFVLVLLGFVATSWIITITLSAADATVHLLENPYLPKSFPHGGAAAVVVTTVLLLILGGVFLMGFREAVQVAIPLVAIFLLLNAVIVVVSLGEIIGGSAVIGDWTQRLSRSGDMGGLISTSVLAFPLLVLGLSGFETGVSMMPLIQGAGPDAEARLRARIRNTRKLLATAALIMSVYLVATTFVTTVLIPPREFQPGGAANGRALAWLAHQHLGEGFGTIYDISSIFILWFAGASAMAGLINIVPRYLPAYGMAPEWGRAIRPVVLVYTVISVVITIAFRADVNAQAGAYATGILAMMVSGAIAVTISAYRARHPFAGAGFTVLSVVLLYALTENVIAKPDGIAISGLFIAGIIAVSLISRVSRTTELRAERIEFDEPARRFVADSVAHDGRLHLIANKRHSGSLKEYRVKERGQRGINPVPGAADVLFLEIDVADPSQFSHVLRVYGVEVGGYRILRASSPAAPNAIAAILLSLRDATGVRPHCHFEWSEGNPIAHLLRYLILGRGDTPPVVREIIRKSEPDPSRRPGIHVGG
- a CDS encoding acetyl-CoA carboxylase carboxyltransferase subunit alpha — translated: MTTTAPRDEQLWSRCDGCAALLYRKRLRRNLDVCPECGTHARLDAPDRVAQLVDPDSFTPLPDRAARIDPIGFVDALPYPHRLSAARAGTGLDEAVLCGTARIGGQPAALAVMDFRFLGGSLGCAVGELITATAERALTDEVPLVLVTASGGARMQEGALSLMQMATVSQAVAGLREAGLLTVSVITDPTYGGVAASFATNTDVVIAESGARMGFAGPRVIRQVTGATLPEGFQTAEFLLRHGQVDMVVPRHALRGRLTALLAAAQVGRRAARRPSVPRQAPAPRPASGTAAAAPATAAGPERDAWATVRAARHPGRPTTLDYLELAFDGFVELHGDRLGADCPAIVGGVARLDGRPVMVIGHQKGHTTAELVAHNFGMASPAGHRKALRLMRLAARLGLPVVTLVDTPGADPGVGAEQQGQAAAIAENILAMSVLPTPVVAVVTGEGGSGGALALAVADRVLMLENAVYSVISPEGCAAILWSDSSAAPQAARALRLTAADLCRLGVVDEVVPEPRPAAHDDPSGAAVLLGRAVAANLTPLLDVPATTLVRRRRHRFRRYGAARATGVSQ
- a CDS encoding TcmI family type II polyketide cyclase — translated: MDRSLIIAKVVPTAEDRVAEIFAESDATELPGLVGVRHRSLYRLHDLYVHLLETELPAEGAVEDVRGHPEFVRVSERLRPYISPYLPTWRSPRDAMAHCFYRYDVPGRQSHRHDAPGRRP
- the accB gene encoding acetyl-CoA carboxylase biotin carboxyl carrier protein — its product is MSAAGHSDEVLDGLRRQARKLVAELAGPVRRVRLRSGETVLEVEWHGPAEAAAAPRTDPEPVAAPVVEPTTVPDRLAVRAPVVGTFYRSPEPGAAPFVTVGDLVRPGQVVGIVEAMKLMNEVTADQPGRVVEILVEDGKPVEYDQPLLALEPLAERSD
- a CDS encoding TcmI family type II polyketide cyclase; protein product: MSRLLVVSRIVPGAEGRVAQIFAESDATDLPSLTGIRHRSLYCLHDLCVHLMELTDVDPDAAAAARSHPLYRRVNERLSAHTSPYLPTWRSPRDTVAGCFYSWDAADAASYARPGAEG
- a CDS encoding helix-hairpin-helix domain-containing protein; this encodes MSSSFALWLVGILTVVAGLVIWRVLAGGRTTAGPAAPIVEGEPTTATGDQERHATVVDEVAPPAAVAEEPAGLTPAEAAQPAAETVPVTVKAEPVAAEAEPSSTETEPAAAQAEPGNTETEPASAETEPVTAEVEPATPPTEPAAPAIIPAPRTSVENSTAAAAEPSAAPVAAPADGPADDFRKIQGIGPKMAAGLQAAGIRTYQQLAELDETALREVIKAAGLRAAPGLATWPQQAKVLAGASAEADKVLPAGAGGNA
- a CDS encoding AfsR/SARP family transcriptional regulator — its product is MPTVGGPSAPRVSLHLLGGFRLLHDDVPVVVPRGLQRVIALIGLRPGATRSHLAGLLWPEASEERALSSLRTALWRLRQDPCCPLLTDGDTLRLGDTVHLDVDELVVIAAQVRNGELPPSASNAGRHDLLPGWYEDWVLLERERLRQLRLHMLEQLASNHLTAGQHGEALEAALEAMAAEPLRETPHRLVVRIHLAEGNAFEAVHAFYVYRDLLLRELRLEPSPAMCALLDDTLAPIRHATRRPAPEPGRRPERPAPRGAAAGPAPHAGPAGTTPQRGPTAPTAPR